In Haladaptatus sp. QDMS2, a single window of DNA contains:
- a CDS encoding sugar-specific transcriptional regulator TrmB, whose amino-acid sequence MVETDANGPPPFEDAFAGDDVEQRIYGTILQTREPTTASAIADTADCDPKTARKYLNWFDNLGIVTRHDGHPATYERNDAYFEWRRINQLAADHAVEDLQTRVRELTTRITEYEDTYDAVSPAAVDAVAVAEVSDDQTIDDVYSDLADWATTREERERYERARQQRMGSEREQASG is encoded by the coding sequence ATGGTCGAGACAGACGCGAATGGACCACCTCCCTTCGAAGATGCGTTCGCCGGCGACGACGTCGAACAACGCATCTACGGCACCATCCTCCAGACCCGAGAACCGACGACAGCGAGTGCAATTGCCGACACCGCCGACTGTGACCCGAAGACTGCCCGGAAGTATCTGAACTGGTTCGACAATCTGGGAATCGTCACCCGACACGACGGCCATCCAGCCACCTACGAACGGAATGACGCGTACTTCGAGTGGCGGCGCATCAACCAGCTCGCAGCCGACCACGCTGTCGAGGACCTCCAGACCCGCGTTCGCGAGCTGACGACGCGCATCACTGAGTACGAAGACACGTACGATGCCGTCTCACCGGCCGCCGTGGATGCCGTCGCCGTCGCAGAAGTCAGCGATGACCAAACCATCGACGACGTGTACAGCGACCTCGCTGACTGGGCGACCACCCGTGAGGAACGAGAACGCTACGAACGCGCCCGCCAGCAACGCATGGGCAGCGAACGCGAGCAGGCATCCGGGTAG
- a CDS encoding PadR family transcriptional regulator translates to MHTLTGFQRDLLTVIAGHDKPSGQDIKSELESQVGDINHGRLYPNLDALVEANLVDKGEIDRRTNYYALSDAGREALVEYDEWRENYATPVSSPAF, encoded by the coding sequence ATGCACACCCTAACCGGGTTCCAGCGCGATCTCCTCACGGTCATCGCGGGCCACGACAAGCCCTCGGGTCAAGACATCAAGAGCGAACTCGAATCCCAGGTCGGCGACATCAACCACGGGCGGCTGTATCCCAACCTCGACGCGCTGGTCGAGGCGAACCTCGTTGACAAAGGCGAAATCGACCGTCGGACGAACTACTACGCGCTCTCTGACGCTGGGCGAGAAGCGCTGGTCGAATACGACGAGTGGCGAGAGAACTACGCGACACCGGTTTCGTCGCCCGCGTTTTGA
- a CDS encoding Cdc6/Cdc18 family protein yields MIRDARVLQDDFLPQEVQHREAEVTQLSTTLAALTRGEAPETAFLSGPSGVGKTCIAKFTVDRLREELIDVNHQYINCWEDYNRYRTLYRILEGIGQTLDVHRQSTPLDELLERVRSYDGPPYVVILDEVDQLEDTSVLYDLYNTPRIHMVLIANEEDDLFAELEERVRSRLLSSVRVRFERYHLEELVTILEDRARWGLSEGAIGKQQLALIGDAAAGDARVAIGILRNAARRAQQANADTISFEMVHESIPRGKAEVRRKAVDKLHPHQHALYEILREAGELSPGELYERYTENVENPKTKRTVRNYLTKMDHYGLVIAEGTNRGRTYRPQ; encoded by the coding sequence ATGATACGGGATGCGAGAGTGTTGCAGGACGATTTCTTGCCCCAGGAGGTCCAGCACCGCGAGGCAGAAGTCACCCAGCTTTCCACCACGCTCGCAGCCCTCACGCGCGGTGAAGCCCCCGAAACGGCCTTCCTCTCCGGCCCCAGTGGCGTCGGCAAGACCTGCATCGCGAAGTTCACCGTCGACCGCCTGCGCGAGGAACTCATCGACGTGAACCACCAGTACATCAACTGCTGGGAGGACTACAACCGCTATCGCACGCTCTATCGCATTCTCGAAGGCATCGGCCAGACGCTGGACGTGCATCGCCAATCGACGCCCCTAGACGAACTGCTCGAACGGGTGCGGTCGTACGACGGCCCGCCCTACGTCGTCATCCTCGACGAGGTAGACCAACTCGAAGACACCTCCGTGCTCTACGACCTGTACAACACCCCGCGGATTCACATGGTCCTCATCGCGAACGAGGAGGACGACCTGTTCGCAGAACTCGAAGAACGGGTGCGCAGTCGCCTGCTGAGCAGCGTTCGCGTCCGGTTCGAACGCTACCACCTGGAGGAACTCGTCACCATCCTCGAAGACAGAGCGCGGTGGGGATTATCGGAAGGCGCTATCGGAAAGCAGCAATTGGCCCTCATCGGGGACGCCGCAGCGGGCGATGCGCGGGTCGCAATCGGCATTCTTCGGAACGCCGCGCGACGCGCCCAGCAGGCGAACGCAGACACTATCTCGTTCGAGATGGTCCACGAATCGATTCCTCGAGGGAAGGCGGAAGTCAGGCGCAAAGCCGTCGATAAACTCCACCCCCACCAGCACGCCCTCTACGAGATTCTGCGCGAAGCGGGCGAACTCTCGCCGGGTGAGTTGTACGAACGCTACACGGAGAACGTGGAGAATCCAAAGACCAAGCGCACGGTCAGAAATTATCTGACGAAGATGGACCATTACGGTCTCGTCATCGCCGAGGGGACGAACCGTGGCCGGACCTATCGCCCACAATGA
- a CDS encoding type B DNA-directed DNA polymerase yields the protein MPFTFDYRDGDVLAWSLTDEGATYTRDESYTPTIYVSAHGAGHLADAADVLRGHPAVSHVREVSERVSFRHDTEPVLEVGVTELDAVTMLAHTIAGWGSPGTYRPYNVDLSREYRYCLENDIMPLPERELRVLSLSTPESNLSRGRITTLKLDDETVEGTPAEVLDVLSVRLDAQDPDVFLLSTSELVPALYEQARQVGNDEFYLGRLPGWERLAGKSTYTSYGRVGHSPARYNLPGRVIIDRSNTFMWNQTNLDGCLDLVKRSGKPLQELAWASIGNILTAIEIKEARRRGVLVPWHSWRHEQFKTMNQLHEADRGGFTFAPKVGLHEDVHELDFSSLYPNIIVTRNVSPEKIRCDCHAGREDVPGLGYAICDERGYLPNVLEPLIADRDAYKRELAETDDPARRAVLEGRSNALKWILVSSFGYQGFSNAKFGRIECHEAINAFARQILLDAKDVFEANGWRVVHGIVDSLWVTAVEDEEQTPLDELAKEITDAVGIRLEYETAYDWIAFVPLRSSNAGALTKYFGKKASGEYKYRGIEVRQRSTPPFVKEAQKDLIETLDTHRTPEAVCDRLQVWLGKLRSGKVDTAELVVTNRVSKSLEEYSQSTRNVAALERAAKLGRSRGPGQKVQYVVVDDAADDIDRVALASEHPSEYDVEFYCDLLLRAAESVVSPLGWRRSRISSYLAERVDASLSAY from the coding sequence ATGCCCTTCACGTTCGACTACCGCGACGGCGACGTGCTCGCGTGGTCGCTCACCGACGAGGGCGCGACTTACACGCGCGATGAATCCTATACGCCCACCATCTACGTGTCGGCGCACGGTGCGGGCCATCTCGCTGACGCTGCGGACGTGCTTCGCGGTCATCCCGCTGTGTCGCACGTTCGCGAGGTGAGCGAGCGCGTCAGTTTTCGCCACGACACAGAACCCGTCCTCGAAGTCGGCGTCACCGAACTCGACGCGGTGACCATGCTCGCCCACACCATCGCCGGGTGGGGGTCGCCGGGGACGTACCGCCCCTACAACGTGGACCTCTCGCGGGAGTATCGCTACTGCCTCGAAAACGACATCATGCCCCTGCCCGAGCGCGAGTTGCGCGTCCTGTCACTTTCCACGCCCGAGTCGAACCTCAGTCGGGGGCGCATCACGACGCTCAAACTCGACGACGAGACGGTCGAGGGCACGCCCGCGGAGGTTCTCGACGTGCTCTCCGTACGCCTCGACGCACAGGACCCGGACGTGTTCTTGCTCTCGACGAGCGAACTCGTTCCCGCCCTCTACGAGCAGGCGCGACAGGTCGGCAACGACGAGTTCTACCTCGGACGACTGCCCGGCTGGGAGCGTCTCGCCGGGAAATCGACGTACACGAGCTACGGCCGGGTGGGCCATTCGCCTGCTCGCTACAACCTTCCAGGACGAGTCATCATCGACCGCAGCAACACGTTCATGTGGAATCAGACGAACCTCGACGGCTGTCTGGACCTCGTGAAGCGTTCGGGGAAACCACTTCAGGAACTCGCGTGGGCGTCGATTGGCAACATCCTGACGGCCATCGAAATCAAGGAAGCCCGCAGACGCGGGGTGCTCGTCCCGTGGCACTCGTGGCGTCACGAGCAATTCAAGACGATGAACCAGCTTCACGAGGCAGACCGCGGCGGGTTCACCTTCGCGCCGAAGGTGGGCCTCCACGAGGACGTCCACGAACTCGACTTCTCCTCGCTGTATCCGAACATCATCGTGACGCGGAACGTGAGTCCCGAGAAGATTCGGTGTGACTGCCACGCCGGCCGCGAGGACGTGCCCGGTCTTGGTTACGCTATCTGCGACGAGCGCGGGTATCTCCCGAACGTGCTCGAACCGCTCATCGCAGACCGGGATGCGTACAAGCGCGAACTCGCAGAGACGGATGACCCAGCGCGGCGAGCCGTCCTCGAAGGCCGGTCGAACGCGCTCAAGTGGATTCTCGTCTCCTCCTTTGGCTACCAGGGGTTTTCGAACGCGAAGTTCGGGCGCATCGAGTGCCACGAAGCAATCAACGCCTTCGCACGCCAGATTCTCCTCGACGCGAAGGATGTGTTCGAGGCGAACGGCTGGCGCGTCGTCCACGGCATCGTGGATAGTCTCTGGGTGACGGCCGTCGAGGACGAGGAGCAGACGCCGCTCGACGAGTTGGCGAAGGAGATTACCGACGCGGTGGGCATTCGACTGGAGTACGAGACGGCCTACGACTGGATTGCCTTCGTTCCCCTGCGGTCGAGCAACGCCGGGGCGCTCACCAAGTACTTCGGGAAGAAAGCGAGTGGCGAATACAAATACCGGGGCATCGAGGTTCGCCAGCGCAGCACGCCTCCGTTCGTCAAAGAAGCGCAGAAAGACCTCATCGAGACGCTCGACACCCACCGGACGCCCGAGGCGGTGTGCGACCGTCTGCAGGTGTGGCTTGGAAAACTCCGATCAGGGAAGGTAGACACCGCCGAACTGGTCGTCACGAATCGCGTCTCGAAGTCTCTGGAAGAGTATTCGCAATCGACGCGGAACGTGGCCGCACTCGAACGGGCGGCGAAACTTGGACGGTCCCGTGGCCCGGGGCAGAAGGTGCAGTACGTCGTAGTCGACGACGCCGCGGACGACATCGACCGAGTTGCACTTGCAAGCGAGCACCCGAGTGAGTACGACGTCGAGTTCTACTGTGACCTTTTGCTCCGAGCGGCCGAGAGCGTGGTGTCACCACTCGGGTGGCGTCGGTCGCGGATATCGTCGTATCTGGCAGAGCGCGTGGATGCGTCGTTGAGTGCGTATTGA
- a CDS encoding CPBP family intramembrane glutamic endopeptidase, translating into MVTPAHESPLRRRFGVTLLAGLPGILALAGYIYLTTPQSAIPAGLSRPLLAVLSGVNSLLFLAVACLVGAFAAPRVGLRSYLVDRAGTGDRIWPRLRDEVRLAVSVGILGGLLVLVLDVALAPFVAQDIPQPGAGAVQPTVFDVLAYAPVRFLYGGITEELMFRFGLMSALVFVGWFVSGRRAGGPRSGVMWVAIVVSAVLFGVGHLPALAQSVSLTPLLIARTILLNTVAGVLFGWLYWRRSLEAAMVAHASFHVPLVVVSLVQVALL; encoded by the coding sequence ATGGTCACCCCCGCACACGAGTCCCCGCTCCGTCGCCGATTCGGCGTGACGCTGCTCGCAGGTCTCCCTGGAATCCTCGCGCTCGCCGGCTACATCTATCTCACGACACCACAGTCTGCCATTCCAGCAGGCCTCTCCCGCCCACTCCTCGCCGTGCTTTCGGGGGTCAACTCCCTGCTGTTTCTCGCCGTCGCCTGTCTGGTCGGCGCGTTCGCCGCGCCGCGGGTCGGCCTGCGCTCGTATCTCGTAGACCGGGCCGGGACCGGCGACCGAATCTGGCCCCGACTCCGTGACGAGGTCCGTCTCGCCGTCTCCGTCGGCATCCTCGGAGGCCTGTTGGTCCTCGTCCTCGATGTCGCGCTCGCGCCGTTCGTCGCCCAGGACATCCCCCAGCCGGGAGCCGGAGCGGTTCAGCCCACGGTGTTCGACGTGCTCGCCTACGCGCCGGTTCGATTCCTCTACGGTGGCATTACGGAGGAACTCATGTTTCGATTCGGGCTCATGTCCGCACTCGTGTTCGTCGGGTGGTTCGTCTCCGGTCGGCGGGCGGGTGGCCCGCGGTCGGGCGTGATGTGGGTGGCTATCGTGGTGTCGGCGGTGCTGTTCGGCGTCGGGCACCTGCCCGCGCTCGCCCAGTCGGTCAGCCTCACGCCCCTCCTGATTGCCCGAACGATTCTCCTGAACACGGTCGCTGGCGTCCTGTTCGGCTGGTTGTACTGGCGGCGAAGCCTCGAAGCGGCGATGGTCGCCCACGCCTCGTTTCACGTTCCGCTCGTGGTGGTGTCGCTCGTTCAGGTCGCGCTGCTCTGA